A region from the Rufibacter sp. DG15C genome encodes:
- a CDS encoding porin family protein gives MKKTILLLIASLTFGVAQAQERVLNRGIINHRDGDGETAPTYDNSGFGVKGGLMYNTLRGDGTDGIQGLKSAANWHAGFYSQFSLGRIFSVQPEILYSRKESKMDNGSMRFDYIEIPVMGVFNFTDNVSLHAGPQAGVLMAVEENGKEIDKSQFNSFDFGGAAGLEARLSIFRLGARYYLSLANLAETEDAADATYRAFDNIKAGNFQVYVGVGF, from the coding sequence ATGAAAAAGACAATTCTACTTCTGATAGCTTCCTTGACGTTTGGCGTGGCCCAGGCGCAGGAACGCGTACTCAACCGAGGCATCATCAACCACCGCGACGGTGACGGCGAAACCGCCCCTACCTATGACAACTCTGGCTTCGGGGTGAAAGGCGGCCTGATGTACAACACCCTTAGAGGCGACGGAACGGACGGCATCCAAGGCCTGAAATCTGCGGCCAACTGGCATGCGGGTTTTTATTCTCAGTTTAGCTTGGGTAGAATCTTCTCTGTGCAGCCTGAGATCTTGTACTCGCGCAAAGAAAGCAAGATGGACAACGGCTCCATGCGCTTTGACTACATTGAAATACCCGTGATGGGCGTGTTCAATTTCACAGACAACGTGAGTTTACACGCGGGTCCGCAGGCCGGGGTGTTGATGGCGGTAGAAGAGAACGGCAAAGAGATTGACAAGTCCCAGTTCAACAGCTTTGACTTTGGTGGAGCCGCTGGTCTTGAGGCGCGCTTGAGCATTTTTAGACTGGGCGCGCGCTATTACCTAAGCCTTGCCAACCTAGCCGAAACTGAGGACGCCGCAGATGCCACCTATCGTGCGTTTGATAACATTAAAGCCGGTAATTTCCAGGTATATGTAGGCGTAGGCTTCTAG
- a CDS encoding histone deacetylase, with product MLKIAWSKEYAHHLPEGHRFPMLKYELLPEQLLYEGTVTDANFFQPTPLSEDRILRVHDQAYWQKLKHLQLTPSEIRKTGFPLSQELVDREVHIMGGTVEASEFALEYGVAMNIAGGTHHAFTDRGEGFCLLNDIALGAQYLLDEQKAQKVLVVDLDVHQGNGTAQIFKEEPRVFTFSMHGGKNYPFHKEKSDLDVELSDGIEDAAYLALLNQHLPQLLDHVEPDFVFFLSGVDVLATDKLGKLALTTAGCKERDRIVLELCHQNSIPVVASMGGGYSTRIADIVEAHANTYRLAQQIFF from the coding sequence ATGCTTAAAATTGCCTGGTCCAAAGAGTACGCCCACCACCTGCCAGAAGGCCACCGGTTCCCAATGCTCAAATATGAACTTCTGCCAGAACAACTACTGTATGAAGGCACTGTGACAGACGCCAATTTCTTTCAGCCTACCCCATTATCTGAAGACCGAATCCTGCGCGTGCACGACCAAGCGTATTGGCAAAAGCTGAAGCACCTGCAACTCACGCCCTCAGAGATAAGAAAGACCGGCTTCCCGCTGTCACAGGAACTGGTAGACCGCGAAGTGCACATCATGGGCGGGACCGTAGAAGCCTCTGAGTTTGCCCTAGAGTATGGCGTGGCCATGAACATTGCCGGCGGCACGCACCACGCCTTCACAGACCGCGGAGAAGGATTCTGCCTCTTGAACGACATTGCCCTGGGTGCCCAGTATTTGTTAGACGAGCAGAAAGCGCAGAAGGTGTTGGTGGTGGATTTGGACGTGCACCAAGGCAACGGCACCGCCCAGATCTTTAAAGAGGAGCCACGGGTGTTCACGTTTAGCATGCACGGGGGTAAGAACTACCCGTTCCACAAAGAGAAATCTGACCTGGACGTGGAGCTATCCGACGGCATTGAGGACGCAGCGTATTTGGCCTTGTTGAATCAACACCTGCCACAGCTCCTGGACCATGTGGAACCCGACTTCGTGTTTTTCCTGAGCGGGGTAGACGTGCTGGCCACTGACAAGCTAGGCAAGCTGGCGCTCACTACCGCCGGCTGCAAAGAGCGCGACAGGATTGTGCTGGAACTGTGCCATCAAAACAGTATACCGGTAGTGGCCAGCATGGGCGGCGGCTACTCTACCCGCATTGCAGACATAGTAGAAGCCCACGCCAATACCTACCGCCTAGCCCAGCAGATCTTCTTTTAA
- a CDS encoding methyltransferase domain-containing protein: MWRERSTQPELMDDLTLATDALRQNLKELEIINHYLGGHDVVRNGLDRILAHPFLASFPGKTLKIADLGSGGGDTLRMVAQWARKRNQSVELVGLDANAFMVDYGTRHSQHYPEIRFEQVDVFSEDFAQQQFDIVICSLFLHHFPDKALVRLFSGLQKQVHVAVLINDLHRHPLAFYSIKALTQAFSQSHLVKHDAPLSVERAFIKEDWQRLLSQAGVPKYELRWRWAFRWQVVFGPFLGKQPKNE; encoded by the coding sequence ATGTGGCGTGAGCGCAGCACCCAGCCAGAGCTGATGGATGACCTCACCCTGGCCACCGACGCGCTTCGGCAAAACCTCAAGGAACTGGAGATCATCAACCACTACCTGGGCGGGCATGACGTGGTTAGAAACGGACTGGATAGAATCCTGGCGCATCCGTTTTTGGCCTCTTTTCCCGGAAAGACCTTAAAAATAGCGGATCTGGGGAGCGGTGGCGGCGACACCCTGCGCATGGTAGCCCAGTGGGCCCGAAAGCGAAATCAGTCCGTAGAGTTGGTAGGCCTGGACGCTAACGCGTTCATGGTGGACTACGGCACCCGGCATAGCCAACATTACCCCGAAATCAGGTTTGAACAGGTAGACGTTTTCTCTGAGGACTTCGCGCAGCAGCAGTTTGACATTGTGATCTGCAGTTTGTTCCTGCACCATTTCCCAGACAAAGCTTTGGTTCGGCTTTTTTCTGGATTACAAAAGCAAGTTCATGTGGCAGTCCTGATCAATGATTTGCATAGGCACCCGCTGGCTTTTTACTCCATCAAGGCCCTCACCCAGGCGTTCTCCCAGTCACATTTAGTAAAGCATGACGCACCATTATCTGTGGAGCGTGCGTTTATAAAGGAAGATTGGCAAAGACTCTTGTCCCAGGCCGGGGTCCCGAAGTATGAGCTGCGGTGGCGCTGGGCCTTTAGGTGGCAAGTCGTTTTTGGCCCGTTTTTAGGAAAACAGCCTAAAAATGAATAA
- a CDS encoding type III polyketide synthase: MKSYLCAIGTANPPHALPQQKIADFMADALQLDAQETRKLKALYRLSGINTRHTVLEDYGQQNGDFKFYPNSIGLEPFPTVGQRMGQFQEHAVPLSVQAAQDCLDQIPNFTADQITHLITVSCTGMYAPGLDIELVEALGLPQTVQRTCIYFMGCYAAFNAIKAADAFCKADPSARVLIVCTELCTLHFQKHTETDHLVSNAIFADGSAAVLVSAEPLTKTALKLEAFHCDLAPSGQKEMAWHIHDFGFEMTLSSYVPALIKEGIGQLTQSLLQKLNLKLQEIKLFAVHPGGRKILEVIEQALGLTQEDNRYAYQVLRNYGNMSSVTVLFVLQTLLKDVQPHQHQEPVLSFAFGPGLTLESMLLSVHHVA; this comes from the coding sequence ATGAAGAGCTACCTCTGCGCCATCGGCACAGCCAATCCGCCGCATGCCTTGCCTCAGCAAAAAATTGCTGACTTCATGGCCGATGCTCTTCAACTGGACGCGCAGGAAACCCGCAAGCTCAAAGCTCTTTACCGCTTGTCTGGCATCAACACCCGTCACACGGTCTTAGAGGATTACGGCCAGCAAAACGGAGACTTCAAATTTTACCCCAACAGCATAGGCTTGGAGCCCTTCCCTACGGTGGGGCAGCGCATGGGCCAGTTTCAGGAACATGCCGTTCCGCTTTCGGTGCAGGCCGCTCAGGATTGCTTAGACCAAATACCAAACTTTACGGCAGACCAAATCACGCACCTCATCACGGTAAGCTGCACGGGCATGTACGCGCCGGGGCTGGACATTGAGTTAGTGGAAGCGCTGGGCTTACCCCAAACCGTGCAGCGCACCTGCATCTACTTTATGGGCTGCTACGCGGCCTTCAACGCCATAAAAGCAGCCGATGCCTTTTGCAAGGCAGACCCCTCTGCCCGAGTATTAATTGTCTGCACTGAGCTGTGCACTCTGCATTTCCAGAAACACACCGAGACGGACCATCTGGTATCTAATGCCATCTTTGCAGATGGATCTGCGGCGGTGCTGGTCTCTGCCGAGCCCTTGACCAAAACCGCGTTAAAACTGGAGGCTTTCCATTGCGACTTGGCTCCCTCTGGGCAGAAAGAAATGGCGTGGCACATCCATGACTTCGGGTTTGAGATGACGCTTTCTTCTTATGTACCGGCTCTCATTAAAGAAGGCATTGGCCAATTGACACAATCCCTATTGCAGAAGCTCAACTTAAAACTGCAGGAGATCAAATTGTTTGCAGTACACCCGGGGGGGCGTAAAATTCTGGAGGTGATTGAACAAGCTTTGGGCCTCACGCAGGAAGACAACCGCTACGCCTACCAAGTGCTGCGCAACTACGGTAACATGTCCTCAGTGACGGTGCTGTTTGTATTGCAGACGCTTTTAAAAGACGTGCAACCCCACCAGCACCAGGAACCGGTGCTCAGCTTCGCATTTGGGCCGGGCCTTACCTTAGAATCCATGCTCCTGTCTGTGCACCATGTGGCGTGA
- a CDS encoding NAD(P)/FAD-dependent oxidoreductase, which translates to MQNPDAVIIGGGLAGLITALQLSGQGKKVLLLEKKQFPFHKVCGEYVSNEVLPFLHQLGIYPGQLGAATISQFVLTSPKGNRLRTPLDLGGFGISRYTLDHHLYQLALQQGVTVVQTTVTDVQFIEDQFLVSMTDGLQVQSPIVVGAYGKRSTLDRRLERSFFTERSPYLAVKYHVRTQLPKNEITLNNFKDGYAGISAIEEDKFCFCYLTTRQNLKDHGTIPEMEKHVLQQNPFLKDIFQNSEFLYPQPEVINEISFAAKNCVENHILMAGDTAGLITPLCGNGMAMAIHSAKLASAQVLRYLDGQQTRQQMEEAYAQQWQQQFGARLRTGRWVQRLFGQPVLSELAVGSLKALPAAVQLIMRKTHGQPF; encoded by the coding sequence ATGCAAAACCCAGATGCGGTGATTATTGGAGGTGGTCTAGCCGGTCTCATTACGGCTTTGCAACTATCAGGCCAAGGTAAAAAAGTGCTATTGCTAGAGAAAAAACAGTTTCCGTTCCATAAGGTTTGCGGCGAGTATGTGTCTAATGAAGTACTGCCTTTCCTGCATCAATTGGGAATCTATCCTGGGCAGTTAGGCGCGGCCACCATCTCCCAATTTGTGCTCACCTCGCCTAAAGGCAACCGTTTAAGAACGCCTTTGGACTTAGGGGGCTTTGGTATTAGCCGTTACACACTGGATCACCATCTTTATCAGTTAGCCTTACAGCAAGGCGTGACAGTGGTTCAAACCACAGTGACAGATGTGCAGTTTATTGAAGACCAGTTTCTGGTGAGCATGACAGATGGGCTACAAGTACAGAGCCCTATAGTGGTGGGCGCCTATGGCAAACGCAGCACCTTGGACCGGCGGCTGGAAAGAAGCTTTTTCACGGAGCGGTCCCCGTATTTGGCCGTCAAATACCATGTGCGCACCCAACTGCCCAAGAATGAGATTACGCTGAACAACTTCAAGGATGGATATGCAGGCATTTCGGCGATTGAAGAGGATAAATTCTGCTTTTGCTACCTCACCACCCGCCAGAATTTAAAAGACCACGGCACCATTCCAGAAATGGAAAAACATGTGTTGCAACAGAATCCATTCCTAAAGGATATTTTTCAAAACAGTGAGTTCTTATATCCGCAGCCCGAGGTCATCAATGAAATTTCTTTTGCGGCTAAAAATTGTGTGGAGAATCATATCTTGATGGCCGGTGACACGGCAGGATTGATTACTCCACTGTGTGGCAACGGCATGGCCATGGCTATTCATTCGGCTAAGCTGGCCTCCGCGCAGGTGCTACGTTATTTAGATGGGCAGCAGACCAGGCAGCAGATGGAAGAAGCCTATGCGCAGCAATGGCAACAGCAGTTTGGCGCCAGGCTAAGAACCGGCCGATGGGTGCAGCGTTTGTTTGGGCAACCGGTCTTGTCTGAACTAGCCGTTGGCAGCTTAAAAGCCCTACCTGCCGCCGTGCAATTGATCATGCGCAAAACCCACGGGCAACCCTTTTAA
- a CDS encoding T9SS type A sorting domain-containing protein produces MKNTVYRLSPPENYIKSKTNFSALPLKLGKIGRLFLDPQRKIFRMKHFILLVVVCLSFYQLPAQVRKTAPLPTDLKADAKTEAEPLTVSVFPNPTNGVINISLEGFEGKKTDLRIMNVIGNIVYREVVYDPSNHFVKSVDLNKLAKGLYYVKLDAEEYSEVRKVILR; encoded by the coding sequence ATGAAAAATACAGTATACAGGCTATCACCGCCTGAAAATTATATAAAATCCAAAACTAATTTTAGCGCTTTGCCGTTAAAACTAGGTAAAATAGGTCGACTATTTTTGGACCCTCAACGCAAAATATTTCGCATGAAACACTTTATACTTCTAGTAGTAGTTTGCCTCTCCTTTTACCAGTTACCAGCGCAAGTCAGGAAAACTGCCCCGCTCCCCACTGATCTCAAAGCTGACGCAAAAACAGAGGCTGAGCCCCTGACCGTCTCTGTATTCCCCAATCCCACCAATGGTGTAATTAATATTTCACTAGAAGGTTTTGAAGGTAAGAAAACAGACTTACGCATCATGAACGTGATTGGCAATATAGTTTACCGCGAGGTAGTATATGATCCCTCCAATCATTTTGTGAAATCAGTTGATTTAAATAAGCTGGCCAAAGGCTTGTATTACGTAAAACTTGACGCAGAAGAATACAGTGAGGTGCGAAAGGTTATTTTAAGATAA
- a CDS encoding DUF2652 domain-containing protein: MEFSELDSTFLPDEADDTQPALLFIPDISGFTRFMHENKIKYSRNLIADLLETIIEANIINLEVCEIQGDAILFYKMGPPPTIEEMVNQCKQIFLDFQNYLKIMERDGSLLGTHLSENKLTLKIVAHYGRISVTQIRSYTKLMGMDVILAHRLLKNNIEGSEYVLLSEGYLKTQKPEAVEKCFEWTQLREGSTEYEHMGRVRYKYAFLTPLRLLVTDPEVEHNRNHYPNTFSLEVKVQAPLDLVARIIRNYRLKPAWMQGMKTAQYDISKSDRSGTYCKCEMEKGGCIEIQTLQFKAFADKVEYIEKITNFKMFPNALLFLNAQAAGPHATLLTLEFHYSRVSVGDYFYDSFGRKKMRDLMGKSLKRLKELCEQVRSNMKTK, encoded by the coding sequence ATGGAATTTTCTGAACTGGACAGTACTTTTTTACCGGATGAGGCTGATGATACGCAGCCTGCCTTGCTGTTTATTCCAGACATAAGTGGCTTTACGCGGTTCATGCATGAGAACAAAATCAAATACAGCCGCAACCTCATCGCAGATCTGTTAGAAACCATCATTGAGGCTAACATCATCAACCTGGAGGTCTGTGAGATTCAGGGGGACGCCATCCTGTTTTACAAGATGGGACCACCACCCACCATTGAGGAGATGGTCAACCAATGCAAGCAGATTTTCCTTGACTTTCAGAACTACCTCAAGATCATGGAGCGGGACGGTTCCCTGCTGGGCACACACCTGTCAGAGAACAAACTCACCCTTAAGATTGTGGCCCATTACGGGCGCATTAGTGTGACCCAGATTAGAAGCTATACCAAGCTCATGGGCATGGACGTGATCTTGGCACACCGGCTCTTAAAAAACAACATTGAAGGCTCTGAGTATGTCTTGCTGTCTGAGGGCTACCTGAAAACCCAAAAACCTGAGGCCGTAGAGAAATGCTTTGAATGGACCCAGTTGCGCGAAGGCTCTACAGAATATGAGCACATGGGCCGGGTACGCTACAAGTATGCCTTCTTAACGCCGCTTCGGCTTTTGGTCACAGACCCAGAGGTGGAGCATAACAGAAACCACTACCCCAACACCTTTTCCTTAGAGGTGAAAGTGCAGGCCCCGTTGGACCTGGTGGCCCGCATTATCAGAAACTACAGATTGAAACCCGCCTGGATGCAGGGCATGAAGACGGCCCAGTATGACATCTCTAAAAGTGACCGTTCTGGTACCTACTGTAAATGCGAGATGGAGAAGGGCGGCTGCATTGAGATCCAGACCTTACAGTTCAAGGCCTTTGCGGACAAGGTGGAGTACATTGAGAAAATCACCAACTTCAAGATGTTCCCCAATGCGCTCCTGTTCCTCAACGCGCAAGCCGCCGGCCCGCATGCCACGTTGCTTACCCTGGAGTTTCATTACAGCCGCGTGTCTGTGGGGGATTATTTCTATGACTCCTTTGGTCGGAAGAAGATGCGGGACTTGATGGGTAAATCCTTAAAGCGCTTGAAAGAACTCTGTGAGCAGGTGCGAAGTAACATGAAAACAAAATAG
- a CDS encoding Pycsar system effector family protein has product MEKEDLIRKASNFVAALFKEKLSKKLVYHNYKHTFEVVREARLLAEEHNLPEEEKEILLLAAWFHDTGYTTTYKNHEDESVEFATAFLRENQYPEEKIIEVARCIMATKHGQLTHQLLEDILVDADISNIGKPTLFAQAELLRVEWEIYLNESYTDLEWAQYQLDFLLSVTFRTQAAQARFSKQLNKNIQEQRARLKELTKKTKKKEKEGRETLAQPKRGIETMFKSTYDNHISLSAIADNKANMMISLNAIIMSIIITYLGTKSSIIGSQFTRNPVLMIPVGILLATSLASVISAIISAQPEVTSFRLKANKLKSRRINLLFFGNFTKIPLDDFQSGMHEIMRDKNALYNNMITDIYYLGDVLSKKYRLLRISYTIFMIGIILTVLSFVIAISR; this is encoded by the coding sequence ATGGAAAAAGAAGACCTCATCCGGAAAGCGAGCAATTTTGTTGCCGCCCTTTTTAAGGAGAAACTGTCAAAGAAACTGGTGTACCACAACTACAAACACACGTTTGAAGTGGTGAGAGAAGCCCGTCTGCTGGCAGAGGAACATAATTTACCGGAAGAAGAAAAAGAAATACTCTTATTGGCCGCCTGGTTTCATGACACTGGTTATACCACCACCTACAAGAACCATGAGGACGAGAGCGTGGAGTTTGCCACGGCCTTTCTCCGCGAGAACCAATACCCAGAGGAAAAGATAATAGAGGTGGCCCGCTGCATCATGGCCACCAAACACGGCCAACTCACCCACCAACTGCTAGAAGACATTCTGGTAGACGCAGATATTTCCAATATTGGCAAGCCTACCTTGTTTGCCCAGGCAGAATTGTTGCGCGTGGAGTGGGAAATCTACCTCAATGAGTCTTACACAGATTTGGAGTGGGCACAGTACCAGTTAGACTTTCTGCTGTCTGTCACGTTTAGGACGCAGGCGGCGCAGGCCCGTTTCTCTAAGCAACTCAACAAGAACATACAAGAACAGCGCGCCCGCCTGAAAGAGCTCACCAAAAAGACCAAGAAGAAGGAGAAGGAAGGCCGTGAGACCCTGGCGCAGCCCAAGCGCGGGATTGAGACCATGTTCAAAAGCACCTATGACAACCACATCAGTCTAAGTGCCATTGCAGACAACAAGGCCAACATGATGATCAGCTTGAATGCCATTATCATGTCCATCATCATTACCTACCTGGGTACAAAAAGCTCCATTATTGGCTCGCAGTTTACGCGTAACCCGGTATTGATGATTCCGGTGGGTATTTTGCTGGCCACGTCATTGGCCTCTGTGATCTCGGCCATTATTTCGGCGCAGCCAGAGGTAACCAGCTTTCGGTTAAAAGCCAACAAGTTGAAAAGCCGAAGAATCAACCTGTTGTTCTTTGGGAACTTCACCAAGATCCCCTTGGATGACTTCCAGAGCGGCATGCATGAGATCATGCGGGACAAGAACGCGCTCTACAACAACATGATTACAGATATTTACTACCTAGGCGATGTGCTGAGCAAGAAGTACCGCTTACTGCGGATCTCTTACACCATCTTCATGATTGGCATTATCTTGACGGTGCTTTCCTTTGTGATTGCCATCTCCAGGTAA